One Anguilla rostrata isolate EN2019 chromosome 15, ASM1855537v3, whole genome shotgun sequence genomic window carries:
- the LOC135241042 gene encoding nuclear receptor subfamily 4 group A member 2 isoform X2, which yields MDNYNTSYDVKPPCLYQMPHSGEQSSIKVEDIQMHSYHQQHLPHQSEEMLSHSGSMYYKPSSPHTPTTPNFQVQPNHMWDDPGSLHSFHQNYVATTHMIDQRKNPVSRLSLFSFKQSPPGTPVSSCQMRFDGPLHVSMNPDTPGSHRSLESQSFAVPSAIRKQAGLGFPHSLQLSHGHQLMDSQVSSPPSRGSPSSEGLCAVCGDNAACQHYGVRTCEGCKGFFKRTVQKNAKYVCLANKNCPVDKRRRNRCQYCRFQKCLVVGMVKEVVRTASLKGRRGRLPSKPKSPQEPPPPSPPVSLISALVRAHVDSNPSMSGLDYARFQANPDYQMTGDDTHHIQQFYDLLTGSMEIIRGWAEKIPGFADLPKQDQDLLFESAFLELFVLRLAYRSNPVEGKLIFCNGVVLHRLQCVRGFGEWIDSIVEFSSNLQSMNIDISAFSCIAALAMVTERHGLKEPKRVEDLQNKIVNCLKDQVTFNGGGLNRPNYLSKLLGKLPELRTLCTQGLQRIFYLKLEDLVPPPAIIDKLFLDTLPF from the exons atggacaactacaacaCCAGTTACGACGTTAAGCCTCCCTGTCTATACCAAATGCCCCATTCTGGAGAGCAGTCCTCCATCAAGGTAGAGGACATCCAGATGCACAGCTACCACCAGCAGCATCTGCCACatcagtctgaagagatgttaTCCCACTCCGGTTCAATGTACTACAAGCCCTCCTCTCCACACACTCCGACAACGCCAAACTTCCAGGTTCAGCCTAATCACATGTGGGACGATCCTGGTTCCCTTCACAGTTTCCATCAGAACTATGTGGCGACCACTCACATGATTGATCAACGCAAGAATCCCGTGTCCAGGCTTTCGTTGTTCTCCTTCAAGCAGTCGCCTCCTGGTACGCCTGTCTCGAGCTGTCAGATGAGGTTCGACGGTCCTCTTCACGTATCCATGAACCCCGACACCCCAGGATCTCATCGCTCTTTGGAGAGCCAAAGCTTCGCTGTACCCAGCGCGATCAGGAAACAGGCAGGCTTAGGCTTCCCCCATTCCCTTCAGCTCAGCCATGGTCATCAGTTGATGGACAGCCAGGTTTCATCGCCTCCCTCAAGAGGATCTCCGTCCAGCGAGGGTCTGTGCGCCGTTTGCGGGGACAACGCAGCTTGCCAGCATTATGGAGTGCGCACGTGTGAAGGCTGCAAAGGATTTTTTAAG CGCACTGTTcagaaaaatgctaaatacGTGTGTTTAGCAAACAAAAACTGTCCTGTTGATAAACGCCGCAGAAATCGATGCCAGTACTGCCGTTTCCAAAAGTGCCTTGTTGTCGGGATGGTAAAAGAAG TCGTTCGGACCGCCAGTCTGAAAGGAAGAAGAGGCCGTCTGCCCTCCAAACCGAAGAGCCCACAAGAACCCCCACCACCGTCGCCGCCCGTCAGTCTCATAAGTGCTCTGGTGAGGGCCCATGTGGACTCAAACCCTTCCATGTCAGGCCTGGACTACGCCAGA TTTCAGGCTAACCCTGACTACCAAATGACTGGAGACGACACTCATCACATCCAGCAATTCTACGATCTTCTGACGGGCTCCATGGAGATTATCCGAGGCTGGGCGGAGAAGATCCCGGGTTTTGCCGATCTTCCCAAGCAGGATCAAGATCTCCTCTTTGAGTCTGCTTTCTTGGAACTTTTTGTTCTGCGCTTGGCGTACAG GTCCAACCCAGTGGAAGGCAAACTCATTTTTTGCAATGGGGTGGTCTTGCACAGGCTCCAGTGCGTCCGCGGGTTCGGAGAATGGATCGACTCAATAGTGGAATTTTCTTCCAACCTTCAGAGCATGAATATAGACATATCAGCCTTCTCGTGCATAGCTGCCCTCGCCATGGTAACAG AGAGACATGGACTAAAGGAACCTAAGAGGGTAGAAGACCTTCAAAACAAGATTGTAAATTGTCTGAAAGATCAAGTGACGTTTAATGGCGGAGGCTTGAATCGTCCAAACTACTTATCAAAACTTTTGGGAAAGCTCCCAGAACTTCGTACCTTGTGTACGCAAGGTCTGCAGCGTATATTCTACTTAAAACTCGAAGACTTGGTACCTCCACCAGCAATAATCGACAAACTGTTCCTAGACACactacctttttaa
- the LOC135241042 gene encoding nuclear receptor subfamily 4 group A member 2 isoform X1 — protein sequence MPCVQAQYGSSPQGASPASQSYSYHTAGEYSCDFLTPEFVKFSMDLTNTEITATTSLPSFSTFMDNYNTSYDVKPPCLYQMPHSGEQSSIKVEDIQMHSYHQQHLPHQSEEMLSHSGSMYYKPSSPHTPTTPNFQVQPNHMWDDPGSLHSFHQNYVATTHMIDQRKNPVSRLSLFSFKQSPPGTPVSSCQMRFDGPLHVSMNPDTPGSHRSLESQSFAVPSAIRKQAGLGFPHSLQLSHGHQLMDSQVSSPPSRGSPSSEGLCAVCGDNAACQHYGVRTCEGCKGFFKRTVQKNAKYVCLANKNCPVDKRRRNRCQYCRFQKCLVVGMVKEVVRTASLKGRRGRLPSKPKSPQEPPPPSPPVSLISALVRAHVDSNPSMSGLDYARFQANPDYQMTGDDTHHIQQFYDLLTGSMEIIRGWAEKIPGFADLPKQDQDLLFESAFLELFVLRLAYRSNPVEGKLIFCNGVVLHRLQCVRGFGEWIDSIVEFSSNLQSMNIDISAFSCIAALAMVTERHGLKEPKRVEDLQNKIVNCLKDQVTFNGGGLNRPNYLSKLLGKLPELRTLCTQGLQRIFYLKLEDLVPPPAIIDKLFLDTLPF from the exons ATGCCCTGCGTTCAGGCTCAGTATGGGTCATCACCACAAGGAGCCAGCCCTGCTTCTCAGAGTTACAGCTACCACACCGCTGGAGAGTATAGCTGTGACTTCCTAACGCCAGAGTTTGTTAAGTTTAGTATGGACTTGACCAACACTGAGATCACAGCCACGACTTCTCTCCCCAGTTTCAGCACgttcatggacaactacaacaCCAGTTACGACGTTAAGCCTCCCTGTCTATACCAAATGCCCCATTCTGGAGAGCAGTCCTCCATCAAGGTAGAGGACATCCAGATGCACAGCTACCACCAGCAGCATCTGCCACatcagtctgaagagatgttaTCCCACTCCGGTTCAATGTACTACAAGCCCTCCTCTCCACACACTCCGACAACGCCAAACTTCCAGGTTCAGCCTAATCACATGTGGGACGATCCTGGTTCCCTTCACAGTTTCCATCAGAACTATGTGGCGACCACTCACATGATTGATCAACGCAAGAATCCCGTGTCCAGGCTTTCGTTGTTCTCCTTCAAGCAGTCGCCTCCTGGTACGCCTGTCTCGAGCTGTCAGATGAGGTTCGACGGTCCTCTTCACGTATCCATGAACCCCGACACCCCAGGATCTCATCGCTCTTTGGAGAGCCAAAGCTTCGCTGTACCCAGCGCGATCAGGAAACAGGCAGGCTTAGGCTTCCCCCATTCCCTTCAGCTCAGCCATGGTCATCAGTTGATGGACAGCCAGGTTTCATCGCCTCCCTCAAGAGGATCTCCGTCCAGCGAGGGTCTGTGCGCCGTTTGCGGGGACAACGCAGCTTGCCAGCATTATGGAGTGCGCACGTGTGAAGGCTGCAAAGGATTTTTTAAG CGCACTGTTcagaaaaatgctaaatacGTGTGTTTAGCAAACAAAAACTGTCCTGTTGATAAACGCCGCAGAAATCGATGCCAGTACTGCCGTTTCCAAAAGTGCCTTGTTGTCGGGATGGTAAAAGAAG TCGTTCGGACCGCCAGTCTGAAAGGAAGAAGAGGCCGTCTGCCCTCCAAACCGAAGAGCCCACAAGAACCCCCACCACCGTCGCCGCCCGTCAGTCTCATAAGTGCTCTGGTGAGGGCCCATGTGGACTCAAACCCTTCCATGTCAGGCCTGGACTACGCCAGA TTTCAGGCTAACCCTGACTACCAAATGACTGGAGACGACACTCATCACATCCAGCAATTCTACGATCTTCTGACGGGCTCCATGGAGATTATCCGAGGCTGGGCGGAGAAGATCCCGGGTTTTGCCGATCTTCCCAAGCAGGATCAAGATCTCCTCTTTGAGTCTGCTTTCTTGGAACTTTTTGTTCTGCGCTTGGCGTACAG GTCCAACCCAGTGGAAGGCAAACTCATTTTTTGCAATGGGGTGGTCTTGCACAGGCTCCAGTGCGTCCGCGGGTTCGGAGAATGGATCGACTCAATAGTGGAATTTTCTTCCAACCTTCAGAGCATGAATATAGACATATCAGCCTTCTCGTGCATAGCTGCCCTCGCCATGGTAACAG AGAGACATGGACTAAAGGAACCTAAGAGGGTAGAAGACCTTCAAAACAAGATTGTAAATTGTCTGAAAGATCAAGTGACGTTTAATGGCGGAGGCTTGAATCGTCCAAACTACTTATCAAAACTTTTGGGAAAGCTCCCAGAACTTCGTACCTTGTGTACGCAAGGTCTGCAGCGTATATTCTACTTAAAACTCGAAGACTTGGTACCTCCACCAGCAATAATCGACAAACTGTTCCTAGACACactacctttttaa